In Mycoplasma feriruminatoris, the sequence GCAAGTCAAGTTACTATTAGTAGACAATTTGCTAAAGCTAATAAAATTAAAATTGGATCAAGTCTTAATTTAGGTCAAGCTGTTGGTTTAGTAGTTTCAGGATATGCTGTTGATACTTATTCATTTTTCCCAACTTCAGATCCAAATGTACCTTTACCAAAATCTGATTCTGGTGGATTAATTTATGCTAATAATAAAACAATTAATCAAATAATTGGACAACAAACTGATCCAAGTAATAATGACCAAACTACAATTTATAACTTCTTTTTAATTAAAAAAGATAAGAATGCTAATTTAAATAACCTTTATTTAGATCACTTTTCAAAATCAAATAAAATTAGAGAAAACATTCAAGCTTATAATAATCAAAATAAAGCTAATACTTTTTATAAAACATTAAGTTTTAATGAATCTTGATATTCTTTAAACTGAACTTTATATCAAAAAATTACATTTTATTATTCACTAGCTACTTTTTTAACAGCTGGTTTAATTGCTATGATCTCAGCATTAGCTGTATTTGTTGGTGTAATTAAATCAATTCAATCAAATGCAAAACAAATCGGGATTTTAAAAGCTAATGGAGTGTTTAATAAAACTATTGCTATTTCATATATTTGATATGCAATAATTTTAGTTTTAATTCCAATTCCAATAGGTTGAATGTTTGGAACAATGCTTCAAGTACCTTTTGTAAATATTTTTAAAGATTATTTTAGTTTACAAGTTGAACAAATTGCTTTTGATTGAATTTCAATTTTAATTAGTATTTTTATATTTGGAATTTTAATTGGATTATTTTCATTTATTGTTGCTTTATTTAATATTAATAAACCAGTATTAGAAGTAATTAATCATACTAAAAAATGATCAAAACCTAAAGTTACTGACTGATTAAAAAAACATTTATTTAAAAAGATTAAGTTTAATACTTTATTAATGTTAAAACTAACTGAATCTGGTAAAAAACCGTTTAGTTTATTATTAGTTTTATTATTTATAGCTACTTTATTTGTTTCTATTGGAATTGCTATTCCTTCAATTGCTATTCATACTAAAAATACTTATTTTAAAAACATTAATTATAATAACGAGTATCAAATTTTTAATAATGTTACAAATACTCCACTAGGAAAAGACACAATCAATCTTTGAAATGGACATGAAAATTTAGATTCTACTTATAAAACCATAAAAACTAGTCATCAAGATATTAGTTATTATGATGATCCAAATAGTTATACTTTATCAGTTTCAAATTCTTCAATTCTACCAACTTTAATTTATAAAATAAATGATAATAAAGCTGAAATTCTAACTCCTTATAAGTCATTTGTTAAAAGTTATATAAATAGTGGAATTTCTGATTTATATACTAATTTATTAGATTGAACTGTTTATCAGTTAAGTATTGCAAATAGTAGAAGTATTTCAATTGGAACTATTGAACAATTATATGCTTATATTTTAAATGATGCAGATCTAAACAAACACTTTCAAACTGATAAAGCAAAACTTGATTTTTTAAATATTACAACTCAACCTTTAACTCAATTTGTTTCAAGAATTTTAGAAGTTGTTTTTGATAATAAAGTTCAAAAAAATACTCAATGAAAAGAAAAAATTTTAAATTTAGTTTTAGGTTATGCACCTTCATTTATTAAATCTTATCTAACAACTGATTCAAGAAAAACGCAACTAGCTTTTGGGTTTCAATCTCAAAATGTTATTAGTCAAAAAGACCAACTAGCAACTGTGTTTAGTCCTTATTCTAATAACAATAAAACTAATTATCAAATTTTAGGATTAGATAAAACTCAAAACACTTTTAAAATAGATGATAGTTTAAAAAACCAAGTGTTTTTATCAAATAGTGATATTCAAAATATTTATCAAATAATTAATTCACCATATACAAATAAAGGTTCTGATTTAAAGTCAAGTATAAATAATAAAACACTTTATAATAGAAAAACAAATACATTAATTATTCCAACTATTTTAAATCAAACATTAAATAATAATATAAAAAATAATTCAAATATTTTAAATAATATTAGTTCTTATAATTCTCAATTAATGTATAAAACTAAATCAAATGATTTTAAAGTTTTACCAAAACAAGCTTGATTATATGATGATACTGATTATTTACAAACTAAATATGTAACTAAACATTCTAATTGAATAGACAAACCAATAAGAAGTATTAATGATCAAAATAATTATTCTTCTTATAATTATGAAGTAGTTGAAAATAATAATACTAAACATTATTATTTAAATCCTTACAATTTAGATGTTAATAACTTTACTCAAAAACAAGTAATAGATTTATGATCTGATAAATTAGAAAATAGTAACGATTTAAGTATTGAAAAACAAGTTGATAATATTGTTGAAAATTCTCCAATATTTGGTGATTTTGTAATTAATAAAAATGGAGAAATTATTAAATCATTTTTAAGACCTTATTATCAATTAAGAAACTTAAAACTATTTATTCCAATTTCAAATGAAATTAGTTGAGAAGATTTTGCAAAATATGCTTTAGGTTGAGGAAATAACAAAGAACCAAATGATGATTGAAAAGATAATTTAGATAAAACTGATGAAAAAACTAGAGAATACATTCAACCAGCATTAAAAAAACTAAAAATAGAACAAGTTCCACTTTCAGTTAGAAATGCTTGAAACTCGGTTTTATCAGATCAAAATATTAAAGAATATTTAGAAATTAGACCATATGATTTTTCAATTGAACAAGAAAGAAGAATTGACAGACGTCATGTGTATTTCCAATTTACACCAGGTTATGAAAAAATTAAAGGTGTTATAAAATCATCACCAACAACAGCTTTAAATGATTTAATTTTAAATGGTAGTGCTTTATTTTATAGAAGAGCATTAGGTAAAAGACAAAATGTACCAGCTATTTTAAAATCAGAAAATAGTAAAGTTAGTTATGTTAATAAAGATTTAAAAATAAAACTAGAAAATATTGCAACTAGTGATATTTATGGAAAATCTTATGCAATTATTGATTCAGATATAGCTAATATGATTTATGGATATGATATTAGTAGATCAATAAATTATGATTACAAACCTTTTGATACTTCTAAAATTATTACTAAAAATCAATTATTTAACACTTATAACACTACAACTTGACAAAAACATAACACTATTGATCCTTGAAGAAATAGTTATTTAAAAACTAAAAATGTTTTTGATTATTCACCACATTATTATTACAATACGATTTTTTCAAACACTTCTGAACCTTTAACAATCACAAGTTCAGTTTCAATTATTCCTGAAAAAAGACTAGGTTTAGCAATTATTGATTTATTGAATTTAAGTGATTATAAAACAGCAATTTCTAATGTTAATTTTATAAATCAAACTAAACAATTAATTGATCAATTAACTAAAACTTCAATTTATATTGCAATTATTATAATTACAGCAATCAGTTTATCTGCTTCACTTTTAATTATGTTAATTACTGGTATTTATATAGGTCAGTATGAATCATTTATGATTATGTTAAGAAGTATGGGATATACTAATAGTCGAACTGTTTGATATGTTTTAGGAATTACTAAAATCTTTAATATTCTAGTAATACTATTAACAATATGTAGTATTTTTCTACCAATTATGCTTTTAAATAAACTTCTTGTAGTTAATAATATTTCTATACCAATATCAGTGCAATGGTGAGCTTTATTAATTTGTATAACTTTAGTTTTATTTTCATTTTTTGTTTCAATTTGAATTTCAACTAAAAAAGTTAGAAACACTAAATTAAGTGAAATTTTAAATAATTCAGAATAATAAAAACAAGATGAATTTCATCTTGTTTTTTTATATTAAATAAAACTTTTAATATATAAAGGATTTAATTGATTATCATCATTAATTTTAATAAAGTGATTTTTTAAATCTAAATAGTGTTTTATATAGTCAAATTCATATTCTTTTATTAAACTAAAATCTTGATATTGATTAATTAAATTATTAATTTGATCTTGATCAATTAAACTAATATCTACTAATTGTTTAGCATTATTATAAACACTTACATAATACTTATTACTTCTTGCATCAATACATGAAATTATTTTATTTAATCCAGCTTGATATAATAAAGAATTTATAATAAATACATCAAAATTATTATTTAGAACTTTTAAAGTTTTAACTATAGTTAATCCAACTCTAACTCCAGTATAACTACCAGGACCAATAGTTAAATAAAAAGCCTTAAGATCATTTATAGTTAAATTGTTTTTTTCTAAAAATTCTTTTAGTTTTAAAATAGCAATATCTGAAAGTTTTTTATTATTTAAAATAATTAAAGAATCAATAATTTGATTATTCTTTTCTAAAATATAAATTAGTTTTCAATTAGTAGTATCTATAAATAAGTTCATTTTATTCTCCTATAAAAAATAAACGTTGGTTTTCATCTATAATTTTAATTTCAATAATTAACTTATTTATAGTATTTAGGTCTAAATCTAAATTTTCATATCATTCAATAATATTTAAACCATCTAAAAACTCATCTAAATACATTTCAATTTCACTATCATTATTTAATCTATAAGCATCCATATGATTAATTTTTAGATCATCTATAAAATATTGATTCATAATTACAAAACTAGGAGAAGTGATATTTTCTTTTATATCAAATTGTTCTAGTAAAGCTTTTGTAAAAGTAGTTTTACCTGCTCCTAAATCTCCTTTTAATAAAATATAAAAAGGAATTTTTTGGTTTTGAATGACTTTTTTAATCTTTTTTGCTAATTTATAGGTTTGTTCTAAATTATTGACTTTGACTTTCATATAAAACCTCATTTATTTTAATTATAAAACTGTTTTTTAAAACAATTATTAGTAATTATCTATTATATTGGTTATTTTGTAAAACTTTTTTCTAATACTTTAATAGGAGATGATAAAAATGTTTTTAGCTTTATTAGCAAGTATGAATTTAACTAATATAGAACATAATTTACAACCTTATAATAGAATACAAAATTTTAGATCTGAATTTAATGCAATTGAACAAATTAATTTAAATAAAACAATAATTGCATCAGATAACCCTAATACAAATAGCGATCATAATTTTTATGTATGTAGAAATTCAGCTAATTTTTATAATGAAAGTGTAAAAAGCCATATTTTTAAAGGTTTTAATTTTAAATTATCAGATGAATATATTTCATTTATTAAAGATGGATTAAAACTAGAAATTAGTTTAACTATAAACTTAGAATTTATAAATAATAAAGATGAAATTTTTAATAATAAATATGATCTAGTTTTTTATTTATCAAATAATAGTTTTACAAATCAAAGTTCAAAAGATGTTGTTTGAAAAAATGTAAGATATCAAAATAAAGATAAAACTATTACAGATTATATTGATACTAGAAATCATTGAGAATTTACTTTTAATAATCATTCATATTGATTTGACATAAAACATGTTTTTAATAAAAAGCATAATTTTAGATTCACTGATTTTAAAAGTTTAAATAGTTTTCATTCACTAAAATATAGTATTGATAAAATGAAATATCGTTTTTATACTCCAATTTCTTTATATGAACCAATAAAAAATCTTAACTTTAATATTAATAAAGATGATGTAAGTATTGATGATATTAAAAAACAAATTTATTTACAACAAACTAATTTAAAAAACTCTGAATTCTATAAGAAAAACAAAGTTTTATGAGATGGATTATATGATAATTTAAAACTAGAAATTCAAGAAGAAAAGAAATTTAAACGTTTTGTTTGAGATGATAAAATCAATGTTAAAATCAGTTTGCCTGTAAAACAAAAGTATAAAAAATATTTAAAAGATATTTATTTTATAGCTAATTATAATAAAAAATATGATCTAAATTGATTGATTGAAATAGATGAATTAGAAATTAATAAAACTGATTTAAAAAATATTAGTAGACACTTTGGTGATTTAAACTTATTATTTTTAACAGCACTTGATACTGAAATTAAAGATAACATATTAACTATTAAACCTAAAAAAGAATATGAACATAAATTTTATAATCAAAAACAAGTTGTTTTAAAATTTAAAGATAAAAATACTGATTTAACAAATTCTAATAATAATTCAAGTTCTAATAACCAAATAAATTCAAATACAATTAATCAAAATCAACAAATACAATCTCAAAATAATACTACTAATCAAATAAATAATTCTATTACAAATAATCTAATTTATAAGAATCCTTATTTGTATATAAGTATTGCTATAGGCTCAATTTTTCTAATTTGTTTATTGTTTTTATTAAATAAAATTATGATAAAACGTTTGAATAAGCAAAGAAAAAGTAGTTAGGTGATAAAATAAAATTCATAGGTAAGTTTATGAAAATCAAAGCAATAGGTCTATCAGAAAAAGGAAATTTTAGAAAAGAAAATCAAGATTATTTAAACTATTATAAAAATAGTGACGGTTCATTTTTAGCAATTATTTGTGATGGTATGGGTGGTCATAAGCACGGAGAAATTGCTTCAAAATTAGCAGTAAATACATTTGTTGATCTTTTTAAACAAAGTAGTTTTGATAAAAAAGAAAGTAAAGAAATTTTTTCATGATTAGAAAATAGTATTTCATATATTATTAATTTTATGAAAAAATATGTTGAAAATTTTATAGAAGCAAAAGATATGGGAACTACATTATCAGCTATTTTAATAGCAAATAATAATGCTCATATTATTAATATTGGAGATTCTAGAATTTATCATTTAAAAGATCAAAATTTCAATCAAGTTACAATTGATCAAAATTTAATGAACTCTAATTATGATATGCAAAAAATTAAACAACAAGCACAAAAATACTATGGAACTAGATTTAATGAAAATACTTATTGAAAAAGTTTAACAAGTGCTTTAGGACCTGCTAAAAAATTAAAAATTGATAGTTACTTTTTAAAAGATAGTAATGGTTTATTTTGTTTAACAACTGATGGTATACATGATTTTATTGATTCAAAAACATTTAAAGATTATTTAGATTTAAAATCTTCACTAAGAACTAAGGCAAAAAAACATCATTAAATATTCTATTAATAATTTATCAACAGATAATTTATCAATAATTTTATTAGAGGTTTTATAATGCAAAAGAATAAAAAAGATCTAGGAATAAACAAAGAAGAATTATTAAATCAAGTTGTAAATAATAGATACAAATTAGTTAAGTATTTAAACTCTGGTGCTTTTGCTGTTGTATTTAAAGCTTTAGATTTAGATGCTTCTGTTTTAGAAAAAAAAGACGTTTATGTTGCTGTAAAAATTATTTTAAAAGCAAAAAATAAAAACATTGAAGCAATTAAAAAACGTTTATTTTTAGAAACTAATACTTTTGCTAAATTATCATTTACAAAAAACATCGTTAAAATGAAAGATGTTTTTAGTTGACAAAACTATTATGTAATTGTAATGGAACTTATTGAAGGTGCTGATTTAAGTAAAAAATTTAATGCATATAATAACGTTTTATCTAATAGAGAATTTATTTACTATTTTTTACAAATCACTAAAGGTTTAAAAGAAATTCATGACAATAACATTATTCATAGAGATGTTAAACCAGCAAATATTTTAATTACAAATGACTCAAAAGTAAGAATTTCTGATTTTGGAATTTCTAAGATTAAAAGTATTATTTTAGATGATGATCAAAATCATATTTCTCCTGGAACTCCAAGATACACAGCTCCTGAACAATTTTTAAATTTTGAATCAAGAAAAGATGCTTTTTATTTTGAATCAGATATTTACTCAATTGGTGTAATTATGTATGAGTTTTTAACTGGTAGTATGTTGTATTTAAATTATGGAGCAAATCATACTAATTCAAAAGAAAAAGAACGTACTAATTTTCAACAGCACATTTTAAAAGATATTACTAGACCAAGAGAAATTAATCCAAGTATCTCTCAAGCTTTAGAAAATATTATAATGAAATGTTTAGCTAAAGATTATAAAAATAGATATCATACTTTTGATCAAATCATTCAAGATTTAGAACAAGCAAAAAAAGAACCAGATACTAATCTTGATTTTCCTAATATGTGATGAGAAGATGAAAAATCATTAAATATTAAAAATAACAACACTTTAAAATATCAATATTTTTTTAAAAATACAAATTATAGATATTTTTTATTTTGAATAGTAATAGTTATGAGTTTATTTATTATGTTTTTAATAGCATTAATTTTGAAATAAGGTGAGTAAATGCAAGGAATTTTAGTTAAAAAAGATAGTAATGAAAGTTATGTCTTTTGTCAAAACAATATATATAAAGTATATGTTAAAGGTAATTTAAAAAAAGGATTAAAACCTAAAGTTGGAGATATTGTTGAGTTTAGTATTCTAGATGATGGTAATGGATATATTCAAGAAATTAAACCAAGAAAAAACAGTTTAGATAGACCAAAAATCGCTAATGTTGATCAGGTTTTAATTGTAACTGCTTTATATGAACCTTTATTTTCATCATTTTTATTAAACAAATACATTATGATGTTAGAGACTTTAAAAATTAAACCTATTTTAATTTTTACTAAAATCGATTTATTAGAAAAAACATCTTATTATCAAGAAGTTATGCATAAAATAGAGTGATATCAAAAAATGCATTACCAAGTTTTAATTATTAATAACAAAGATAATTTAGAAAATAAAAAAGCTCTTATTGATAAACTAAAACAACTTTTAGAAAATAAAATTAGTGTTTTTACTGGTCAAACTGGTGCTGGTAAATCTACTACTTTAAATAACTTTTTAGATATTAATAAACAAATTAAAACTAATGAAATTTCAAAAAAATTAAATAGAGGAAAACATACTACAACTAGTATTCAACTTTATAATTTAGAAAATAATATTTTTATAGCTGATACTCCAGGATTTTCAGCATTTGATTTAGATAATATTGACATTGAACATATTTTATATTCTTGAGAAACATTTATTCCTTTTTTAAATAAATGTAAGTTTGTTGATTGTACTCATACTCATGAAGTTAAATGTGAAGTAAAAAAAGCTGTAGCTGAGCACTTACTACCAACATTCATTTATAATGATTATGTAAAAGTATATGAAGAATTAAAACAAAGTAGAAAGAATAAATATTAAAATGAAAAAATATATTATCGCTCCATCAGTACTATCAGCTAACTTTATGGATCTAAAAAATGAATTAGAATTATGTAAAAAAAATAATATTAATTGAATTCATTATGATGTTATGGATTTTGATTTTGTTCCAAATTTAACTTTTGGTTCTAAGATATTACACGATATTAAAAAAAATATAGACATTAATGTTGATGTGCATTTTATGGTTAGTGTTAAAACTAATCAATTTGAAGACTTTTTTTTAGATTATATAAAAGCAAAACCTCAAATGATGACAATGCATATTGAATCTTTAAAAGATAAAAATACAATCAATAAATTTATTGATTTATGTAAACAAAATAATATTTTAGCTTCTTTAGCAATTTCACCAAAAACTGATGTTAGTCAAGTTTATCCATTTTTAGAACAACTTGATAATGTGTTAGTTATGAGTGTAGAACCTGGATTTGGTGGTCAAAAATTCATTTCATCTAGTTTAGAAAAAATTCAAATTTTAGATCAATTAAGAAAACAAAAAAAATACAAATACACTATTGAAGTTGATGGTGGTATTAATGAACAAACTTCAGTTTTAGTAAAACAAGCTGGAGTTGATATGATAGTTGCTGGTAGTTATTTATTTGGTAGTGATGATTTTAAAAAAAGAGCAGAAGGGTTATTTAATGAATTATAAAAATATTGTAATTGTTACTGCAAAAACAAATCTAAACTTAGAAGCTTTTAATAACGAACAAAATTATATTATTGGAGTTGAAAGAGGTTGTTTAGATTTAATTAATAGAAATATTAAAATTGATTATGCAATTGGAGATTTTGATAAAGTAACTGAACAAGAATTAGAACTAATCAAATCAAAAGTTAAAAATGTTGAAATTTGAAGTAGTGAAAAAGATTATTTTGATGGTGAATTAGCAATTTTACAAGGTAGAAAAGTAAGTAAAGATGCTCAAATTATTTTTATAGCTAATGCTACAAAAAGATATGATAAAAACTATTCTATTTTTCATTTTATTTTTAAATATAATCTTAAATTTATTAATGATGATTCAATTTTATTTTTATTTGATAAAGGAACAAATGTATTAAAATTTGATGATTATCAAGATTATACTTATGTTAGTTTTATTTCAAAAGATAATACAAATATTACAATTAAAGGACTTAAATATGAATGTGAAAATTTAAGTTTATCTTCTTATAGTAATTCTTGTTTATCTAATGCTTTTATACCTTATCAAAATGGAATTATCACATCAAATAATCCAATAATTTGCATATTAACAAAATAATTATTTACATTGCCTCACTAGAGGCATTTTCTAACTTTATAGTTTTTTTATAATGTTAAAATAATATATAGTTATTAAGGAGATATATGAAAAAACAATTAAATCCTAAATATGATCATTTTCAAGTTGAACAAAATAAATATCAATACTGATTAGATAAAAATTTATTCAAAGCTGATGTTAATTCTAAAAAACCTAAATTTTCTATAATTTTACCTCCACCAAATGTTACTGGTAAATTACATATTGGTCATGCATGAGATACTAGTTTACAAGATGCAATTATTAGATTTAAAAAACTAACTGGATATGATACTTTATTTTTACCAGGAATGGATCATTCTGGAATTAGTACTCAAGTAAAAGTTGAAGCAAAATTAAAACAACAAGGTATTGATAAAAATAAAATAGGTAGAGAAAAGTTTTTAATAGAAGCTTGAAAATGAAAAGAAGAATATGCAAATATCATTAGAGAACAATGAGCTAAATTAGGATTAAGTTTAGATTATTCAACTGAAAAATTTACTTTAGATGAAGATATTAATCAAATAGTAAAAGAAATTTTTGTTAAGTTTTATAATGATCAAATTATTTATAAAGGAAAACAAATTGTTAACTGAGATCCAGAACAAAAAACTGCTATTTCTAATGTTGAAGTAATTTATAAAGAAACTCAAAGTAAAATGTATTATTTTAAATACATGTTAGAAGATTCAAATGAATTTTTAACTGTTGCAACTACTAGACCTGAAACTATGTTTGCTGATCAATGTTTAGTTGTTAATCCAAATGATACAAGATATCAAAAATACATTAATAAAAAAGTTATTAATCCAGTTAATAAACAAATTATTCCAATTATAAGTGATGAATATGTTGATATAGAATTTGGAACTGGGGTTATGAAATGTACTCCAGCTCATGATTTAAATGACTATCATTTAGGAATCAAACATAATTTAGATATGCCAATTTGTTTAAATATTGATGGTACAGTTAATCAGTTAGGTAAAAAATATCAAGGTTTAGATCGATTTGTTGCAAGAAAACAAATAGTAGAAAACGCTATTAAAGAAAATTTATTTGTAAAACAAGAAGACATAATTAATCAAGTTGGATTTAGTGAAAGATCAAATGCTATAGTTGAACCTTATTTATCAGATCAATGATTTGTAAAAATGGACAAATTTAAAGATATGGTAATTAATTTACAAAATTCAGATAATAGAATTAATTTTTATCCAAATAGATTTAGTGATGTTTTAAATAGATGAATGACTGATGCTCATGATTGATGTATTAGTAGACAATTATGATGAGGTCATCAAATTCCTTGTTGATATCATAAAAAAACAAATCAAATGTATGTTGGAATAAATCCACCAAGTGATATAGAAAATTGAACTCAAGATCAAGATGTTTTAGATACTTGATTTTCTTCAGGACTTTGAGCATTTTCAACACTTTTAAACAACAAAGGTTTTGAAAGTGATTATTTTAAAAACTATTTTCCAACTAGTGTTTTAGTGACTGGTTATGATATTATTTTCTTCTGAGTTGCTAGAATGATTTTTCAAACTTTAGAATATACTAAACAAATTCCATTTAAAGAAGTTTTAATTCACGGACTAGTCAGAGATGAATTAAATAGAAAAATGTCTAAATCACTAGGTAATGGAATTGATCCAATGGATGTTATTAAAAATAATGGATGTGATTCTTTAAGATTATTTTTATTAACAAATTCAACTCCAGGTCAAGATATTAGATATTCAAATGAAAAGATCTTAGCTAGTTGAAACTTTATTAATAAGTTATGAAATGCAAGTAGATATGTATTTTTAAACTTAGATGATGATTTTAAATTTGACCCTAATTTTTATAAAACTGATTTAGAAATTACAAATCAATGAATTTTAACTGAACTAAGTAAAACTCAAGAATATGTTTATCAAAAAATGAATAAATATGAATTTAGTTTAGCTGGAAATCATTTATGAGATTTTGTATGAAATAAATATTGTTCTTGATATATTGAATTTAGTAAAGTTAATTTAAATAATGATAAATTTAACAAACAAACTAAGCAAACTTTATTTTATGTATTAAAAGAAATTTTAGTTATGCTTCATCCTTTAATTCCTTTTGTCAGTGAAGAAATTTATTTAAAAATGGATTTAAAAGAATCAATTTTATTAGAACAATGAACTAATTTAAATTCTAATTATGATACTAGTTTTATTGATGATGTTATTAAAATGATTACAAGTATAAGAGAGTTTAAACACACAAAAAACATTAAAAATGATATTAAATTAATTGCAAATATATCAAATACTAATCAAAAACATACAACAACTTTTAATAAACATTTTGATCAAATTAATAGTTTTTTAACTAACTTTTGTAATACTAGTTTAACTAATAATTTAATAAAAAATAAAACTAGCTTATCAATTGATGAATACTTTATTGAAATTTCAAATGATTCATTTATTAATAAAGATGATTTAATTAAAGAATTAGAAACAAAACAAATGCAATTAACTAATGAAGTGTTAAGAAGTGAAAAAATCTTAAATAATTCTGAGTTTATTAAAAAAGCAAAAGCTGAAAAAATTGAACAAGAAAAAGCTAAATATCAAACTTATAAAGACCAACTTCAAGCAATAAAACAAAAATTAGAAGATTTAAAAAACAATTAAAATCTCTCTTATGAGAGATTTTTTATTATTGTTCTAAAATTTTGATAGTTAGCTATTTTCTATAAAAACAAGTATCTAAGATATAATTAAATTAGTTAGGAAATATTATGAAATATAGTTTTATAACAAACAAGTATGAAGAATCAAGTGATATTTTAGATGAATTATTAACCATATTAAAAGATACTAAATTTAAAAGAGATGACAAACAACCAGATATTTGTTTTGTAGTTGGGGGAGATGGTACTTTTTTATATGCTGTTCATAAATATCAATCTATTTTAGACAAATTGATT encodes:
- a CDS encoding PP2C family protein-serine/threonine phosphatase codes for the protein MKIKAIGLSEKGNFRKENQDYLNYYKNSDGSFLAIICDGMGGHKHGEIASKLAVNTFVDLFKQSSFDKKESKEIFSWLENSISYIINFMKKYVENFIEAKDMGTTLSAILIANNNAHIINIGDSRIYHLKDQNFNQVTIDQNLMNSNYDMQKIKQQAQKYYGTRFNENTYWKSLTSALGPAKKLKIDSYFLKDSNGLFCLTTDGIHDFIDSKTFKDYLDLKSSLRTKAKKHH
- a CDS encoding serine/threonine-protein kinase, coding for MQKNKKDLGINKEELLNQVVNNRYKLVKYLNSGAFAVVFKALDLDASVLEKKDVYVAVKIILKAKNKNIEAIKKRLFLETNTFAKLSFTKNIVKMKDVFSWQNYYVIVMELIEGADLSKKFNAYNNVLSNREFIYYFLQITKGLKEIHDNNIIHRDVKPANILITNDSKVRISDFGISKIKSIILDDDQNHISPGTPRYTAPEQFLNFESRKDAFYFESDIYSIGVIMYEFLTGSMLYLNYGANHTNSKEKERTNFQQHILKDITRPREINPSISQALENIIMKCLAKDYKNRYHTFDQIIQDLEQAKKEPDTNLDFPNMWWEDEKSLNIKNNNTLKYQYFFKNTNYRYFLFWIVIVMSLFIMFLIALILK
- the rsgA gene encoding ribosome small subunit-dependent GTPase A → MQGILVKKDSNESYVFCQNNIYKVYVKGNLKKGLKPKVGDIVEFSILDDGNGYIQEIKPRKNSLDRPKIANVDQVLIVTALYEPLFSSFLLNKYIMMLETLKIKPILIFTKIDLLEKTSYYQEVMHKIEWYQKMHYQVLIINNKDNLENKKALIDKLKQLLENKISVFTGQTGAGKSTTLNNFLDINKQIKTNEISKKLNRGKHTTTSIQLYNLENNIFIADTPGFSAFDLDNIDIEHILYSWETFIPFLNKCKFVDCTHTHEVKCEVKKAVAEHLLPTFIYNDYVKVYEELKQSRKNKY
- the rpe gene encoding ribulose-phosphate 3-epimerase, with translation MKKYIIAPSVLSANFMDLKNELELCKKNNINWIHYDVMDFDFVPNLTFGSKILHDIKKNIDINVDVHFMVSVKTNQFEDFFLDYIKAKPQMMTMHIESLKDKNTINKFIDLCKQNNILASLAISPKTDVSQVYPFLEQLDNVLVMSVEPGFGGQKFISSSLEKIQILDQLRKQKKYKYTIEVDGGINEQTSVLVKQAGVDMIVAGSYLFGSDDFKKRAEGLFNEL
- a CDS encoding thiamine diphosphokinase, translated to MNYKNIVIVTAKTNLNLEAFNNEQNYIIGVERGCLDLINRNIKIDYAIGDFDKVTEQELELIKSKVKNVEIWSSEKDYFDGELAILQGRKVSKDAQIIFIANATKRYDKNYSIFHFIFKYNLKFINDDSILFLFDKGTNVLKFDDYQDYTYVSFISKDNTNITIKGLKYECENLSLSSYSNSCLSNAFIPYQNGIITSNNPIICILTK
- a CDS encoding valine--tRNA ligase translates to MKKQLNPKYDHFQVEQNKYQYWLDKNLFKADVNSKKPKFSIILPPPNVTGKLHIGHAWDTSLQDAIIRFKKLTGYDTLFLPGMDHSGISTQVKVEAKLKQQGIDKNKIGREKFLIEAWKWKEEYANIIREQWAKLGLSLDYSTEKFTLDEDINQIVKEIFVKFYNDQIIYKGKQIVNWDPEQKTAISNVEVIYKETQSKMYYFKYMLEDSNEFLTVATTRPETMFADQCLVVNPNDTRYQKYINKKVINPVNKQIIPIISDEYVDIEFGTGVMKCTPAHDLNDYHLGIKHNLDMPICLNIDGTVNQLGKKYQGLDRFVARKQIVENAIKENLFVKQEDIINQVGFSERSNAIVEPYLSDQWFVKMDKFKDMVINLQNSDNRINFYPNRFSDVLNRWMTDAHDWCISRQLWWGHQIPCWYHKKTNQMYVGINPPSDIENWTQDQDVLDTWFSSGLWAFSTLLNNKGFESDYFKNYFPTSVLVTGYDIIFFWVARMIFQTLEYTKQIPFKEVLIHGLVRDELNRKMSKSLGNGIDPMDVIKNNGCDSLRLFLLTNSTPGQDIRYSNEKILASWNFINKLWNASRYVFLNLDDDFKFDPNFYKTDLEITNQWILTELSKTQEYVYQKMNKYEFSLAGNHLWDFVWNKYCSWYIEFSKVNLNNDKFNKQTKQTLFYVLKEILVMLHPLIPFVSEEIYLKMDLKESILLEQWTNLNSNYDTSFIDDVIKMITSIREFKHTKNIKNDIKLIANISNTNQKHTTTFNKHFDQINSFLTNFCNTSLTNNLIKNKTSLSIDEYFIEISNDSFINKDDLIKELETKQMQLTNEVLRSEKILNNSEFIKKAKAEKIEQEKAKYQTYKDQLQAIKQKLEDLKNN